In Drosophila ananassae strain 14024-0371.13 chromosome 3R, ASM1763931v2, whole genome shotgun sequence, the DNA window aaaaaaggggTTGAGCTTAAATCAGGAATATATTTCATTATAATTAGTTGGTAGTTAGTTAGTTACTTAGTAAATAAATGCAAGTTTCTCCGCATTCTTTTACAATCTCAACAAATAGACCATTTTCCCAGAACAACATTACTATAATTAATGCATTTTCTTTACCTTTCGCTTATCAAAATTCTCTAGAGATAGTATTTCTCATTAATTTCCAGAGACTAGATAGTAAAAGAATGGAAAAAAGCCATTTCCACCCACATCCAAAtacacataaataaatattgcatGAGTTGTTGACTCACAGATGACTTTCCCAGGCGTGGGCGGAAAACCCGGAGAGAGGAGAGATTCCAAATAattgcaaaagcaacaaaagaTTCCGGAAGATGAAATTATGTAGCAATTAAAGCAGAAAATTCACTTTTCTACCGACCCAAATCCAAATGGCAAGCGACCTAATTTTTGACCTAAGACTCCAAGTATTTCCTTGTCTCTGTGGCAAGAATACAATAGAGCAGAGTTCACTTTGGGGTTAAATGGGGGAAACTGAGAGCCAAAAGGGAGGAGgctgaccaaaaaaaaaaaaaccataaaaagaAGCTTCAATTAACGCACTCACTTActcaattaaatgaaaaagacTTGACCTAGGGCAGGCACGCCCCAGACAAAATCCAGAATTTAATTAGATGTACATGACCAGCTCTTCATTTtcgcatatttttttaatgattattCTTCATTTTAGTTGAATCCAACAGAACCGCAGCCGGTGCCTCTGTTCCTGCCCGCTCATCTGAATAATAAACCGATCTGTGACGATATTATAAGAAAGTTTTCACCCTCGAGGCGTCTAGAGTCGCGGGAATTAGCCAAGCTTCTCGCCCAACCACATTTTCGAGTAAGTATATAAGGGGCTTCCTGTCCTCTGCACTTCAATAAATTCTTTAGcccttttgtttatttatttccattcTATGCCAATTATGCTGATctttcatttaaatttcagGCCCTTTTGCGTGCCCATGATGAGATAGGAGCCCTCTACGAACAACGACTGAAAGCTGCCGGCGGATCCACCTCCAAACTCGAGATCGCCAGCCAACGCCAATCGGGCGGCTATCTGTACACGGACGACATTCTCAACAGCAAGATGCCAGTGGAGACCATCAAGATGGTCGGCCTGCGCCGAGATCCTAGCAAACCCCTAGGACTAACAGTGGAACTGGACGAGTACAAGCAACTGGTGGTGGCCAGAATTCTGGCCGGAGGTGTCATCGACAAGCAGAATATGCTTCATGTGGGCGATGTTATCCTGGAAGTGAATGGCACTCCAGTACGATCACCCGATGAGCTCCAGGTGGAGGTGTCCCGGGCCAAGGAGAATCTAACTCTGAAGATTGGACCCAATGTGGATGAGGAGATCAAGAATGGTCGATATACTGTGAGTGGGGGTCAGGTAAAACAGAATGGCATCGCGGGTCTCGAAACGGGAAAGAAACTAACGGTAAGTTTGATGTTTGCTTGATTTTTGGTTAGAAGAATTCTTCCAAGAGATGGCTGCTTGCTTgcatgtttttattattagccaggaaatgttttatttttaataaattttaccTAAAAAGTTAGTTCTTTATTGCATAATATActtctatttttgtttttatttccaagATTTTCTGTCGAAAAAAGTTAATAAGACCTTAAACGACTTAAATTAAAACTCTATTTTAAAgtcttttagtttttaaatgcttttagaattaaaaacaaattctAATTCATTCAATATTAGTCAATCTTAGACCAAAATCCCTTAAAATTCTTGAATCAATTGCAACTAAGTAAGTAAATCTTGGCCTAGCTATCAAAattaatctttattttataaaaataattacattttttataattaatagtGTTATATGCGTGCCCTGTTCACATACAATCCCTCCGAGGACTCTCTCCTGCCATGCAGGGATATTGGCTTACCCTTCAAATCGGGAGACATTTTGCAagtaagttttaaaattttataaaatataatatcattttttttaattaaatcctTTATCTTAATTCAAGATTATCAATGTCAAAGATCCCAACTGGTGGCAGGCCAAGAACATAACTGCCGAATCGGACAAAATTGGTCTAATCCCTTCCCAGGAACTCGAGGAGAGACGCAAAGCTTTTGTGGCACCTGAAGCCGATTATGTTCACAAAATTGGCATCTGTGGCACGAGGGTGAGTCCCTAATCTCCACCTCAACTCCTTAATCTAACCATAATCATAATTTTAGATCTCAAAGAGGAAACGAAAGACCATGTACCGATCGGTGGCCAATTGCGAGTTCGACAAGGCGGAACTATTGCTCTACGAGGAGGTCACCCGAATGCCACCTTTCCGCAGGAAAACTCTGGTTCTTATTGGCGTTTCCGGTGTCGGAAGAAGGACCCTTAAAACGCGTCTAATTAACAGCGATGTGGACAAGTTTGGAGCTGTCATTCCACGTAAGATATAAAAGCCTCTATTTCTTTGAAtttcttctaaaaaaaatgtattatttcAGATACCAGTCGCCCGAAACGCGCCTTGGAGGAGAATGGTGTCAGCTATTGGTTCATGGACCGGGAGGAAATGGAGGAGGCCGTCAAACAGAACGAATTCCTGGAGTATGGCGAACACAATGGTAACCTCTATGGCACACATTTGCAGTCCATCAAGGATGTGATCAATAGCGGACGAATGTGCATCCTGGACTGTGCACCCAATGCCCTGAAGATCCTGCACAACAGCCAGGAATTGATGCCATTTGTTATATTTATAGCAGCTCCCGGCATGGATCAGCTCAAGACCATCTATGCCGATCGTAGAGCCACTGGCTCCAATAGAAATCTCTCTGTATGTTTTAGTTAAACCCTTTAGATTAGACACTCCTTTAATCCGAGCACGTATTCCACAGTTTGATCGTCAAAGTTCCATAAGATTCAGCTCAAGACGCGCCCGTACGCTCGAGTCCCTAGCATCGCTCTATGAGGTAACATTATAAGCCTTAAgattggaaaaaaatatgtcCTAAAAGCTTCAAATATCACGCATCTGCTTCGTGCACTTAGGCCACCTTAGTAGCCATTTTAGACCTCTGCCTGAATACCCAGACATTGCTTAACACATTCGATTTGTATCGTTATTCCCAACAGGATGACGACCTGATTGCCACCGTCGAGGAGAGCAGCTTCGTCCAGCGGAAGTACGAGAAATACTTCGACATGGTCATCGTGAATGAGGACTTCGATGAGACCTTCCGGCAGGTGGTGGAGACCCTCGACCAAATGAGCCACGAGGAGCAGTGGGTGCCCGTTAACTGGATCTACTAAATACGAGACACTTTCTACAAAAATCTAACCTTAAACCATTGCAATTTTTGCCTTGTTGCGtatagaaaaaatattcaaaatgtaTCTTTGCCTAACATCACTCTTAAAAATTACATTTCGCAAGCAATCGAAGTGAAAAATCAATATGAAGAATAAGAAATGTTAAAtctattattttcattattcattttgaatatcttatttgtatatatgcaattttttgtatattttaaatacGCCCTCCGTTTATGATCCAATTTTCCTAAGTCTAAGCCTAATTTTACGAAACGAATTCGTCCATTTTACAATACAAaactttttatgtttttatttataaaacaaattattttgaatgaaCTATTTTTTAACGAATCTCCTCAGTACAATCCTTTCTGCCAATATTTCATCTAGATTTTAGATTTGTTTGAATAAAATGTATAAGTTTAACGAACTAGTTAAATATTGAATGTGGagtaaaacaaataaaatacgaAAATAAATTTGGCTCAAAGAAATCACAACGCTTAATTATCATTTAGCCAGGCCACAATTTTATTGGTTTGTTAGAATGTGTGCATTGAGCATGCAAAGTATTTTTAAGAAACTAAAAGTATATAGTGGTATTTATTAGTAAATGCCGAAGGATTTCTCGACCACGGCATGGGGCTGGCGCATTTGCTCGCTGTTTTCGGGCAGGTTCATGAAGTCCTCGAAACCAATGCTGTCCAAGCGGCCAGTCAGAACGTCGTCCATCAAGTTGCTGGAAAAGATTGAGAAGtaattagaaaaataaattcattatCTGCTAGTATAAGATGGGAGTCTTTTTTACTACTAAAGGGGGCAATAAAGCTGGTGGgaaatatgttttttccatgGAGTGGCCTAGTTTCAAGTCTAAACAAGCTACTACAACAATAACATCCCACCTATACCTAAAAATATAACCCACCTGGAAGGAAGGAAGGGCAGACGGCCCATTTGACGAGCGGCAAAGCGTTCCATGCCCATCTTCAGGGGAACGCAGAGTCCCTCGCGGTTGCGCATCAATTCCATGTTGAGCATGAACTGGTGCTCGTTATAGTTCATCTCCGAATCCCGTAGACGGTGGACATGGGCCAGTTGGTTCAAGCAGTTGGGCTCCGAAGGCAATCCCACCTTGCCGGTGGCTTTCAGCACCGTCACCTCCGAGGGCTGCACTTTCAGGGATTGCTGATACTGTAAGGaatagatattttttataatccAGAAGCTATATTGCTCCAGCTACTCACCATTTTGTTATACGTTTATGGATTTCGAAGGGTTTTGAGAAGGAAATTGGTAATTTACAAATTTCTTGTTGAATGACAAACAAAACTCAGCGATAGTGATGAAAGCTATCAGTATATCGATATATGTACGCTTTGCAACACTGGTATTAGGTATGACCCCATTGGCAGTTATCGATAACCACTGTTAAGTAGGTTTTAACATCTGTTATATTGATTGCAGTTAATCACTATCACACATTTATagagaaatatttatacaGCCGAGAATTTGACCTTTTTTCAAGGCAGAAAACCTTTATTTAATGTTGTGACGCTATGCAGAAAGTGGGTCGCGCTCCATATGCATCACATTACATGAGTGCCATATCAAGCACCTTTAAAATGCCGGCCATAATGGCGGCTTATTTAAAATGGGAGAATCTTACTTCCGGTGAAAGTTACACCATTTTTAGTTACTAACTAATGTGTTTTAATGGTATATTAATGATGCGGCAGTACAATGAGAAGATTTtactgaaaatataatttataaaacatCTTAAATGGTCTTATATTATAGaaataactaaaataatatttcaaaactaTATTGGTATGGAATCTGAAACTTATGTTTACCTTAGTAGATATAAATGTATGGAAAAATATCTAGACTTGGAAAAACATTGACCGAAAtagtattatataaaaaactaCAAGTTTTACGACCCATTTTAACGTCACTCTGATTCAATTTCGTATTGATTTTTGGGCatttctgtctgtctgttgTCTATgtaaatttgttttattagCGTGTTTAGCACTTTGGTCAAGTGACGAACTTGAGTGTTGTGATTAATTACACCCTCGCCAGGCCAGCAACGAAATGCGAGCTCGGCCACGGCTCTAATCAATACAATCAACAAATCTAACTGAAAACAAAACgcagaatttttttttcgggggATTTCGatttggttttcttttttctcgCCCACACCTTTTAGCGGCTTTTATGATCTTCTGCTCCACAGAGCAGCGATTCATTTGCATCGAGTGACAAACGCGGACGACGCGGAGTTTAATTAGTGCATTGCTAATAAAAGTGTCGCTTTTTGGTCCGTCCACTAGTGGAGATCGTGTTAATCAAACACCCGCACACAATAGGCACAAACTGTCTCCGGGGGCTTGGATTTCCATTCCGATTCCATTCGATCTGAACTTGAAAATCAAAAgttttggccagaaaacaaTAACCGGATGTTTTAGtgatttacttttttaataaaattatattgctAGATGAAATTTTGATGCTTATAGACTAGAACTTATAGACTATAATCATCTTTAATAATTTCttctaatttttaatatattattctTTTAGTCTCTTGTTTTTTAGTCTTTTAACTTTGATTACCAAAATTGTCACCAAACTTTAGCCttaattttaaaactgttCCTTACTTTTTATTCTAATAACCACTCCCGTTTTATTTTCCTCTCCAAATATCTTTCACCGATTGATTTATGGTACTTGCTTTTCGGTTTACTGCCGCCGACCAATTAATACATAGTAGACGACTGAAGCGAATCAACCAATTTACCAACTCGAATATATTGTATATGGCTATATGGGATGGCCAATCGAAAGAGTCAACTATGTATGGTCGGATGAAGATCTCAGGGCGAGAAGATCGAAATGTAAAAGTCAAATAAAAGTATAACGTCAagaattaacattttttcacagcaataaatatataaaactcAAAGATGTGTACACAATGAGACGGAGCTGAGTCGGTTAGAGGAGCGGAGTTCAGATCAGAGGGTTTCCTTTTAAAAAACAGCTTGATTGAACAAACTGACAACCCCCTTTGGATTTTATCTTAACACTgtaatttgtaaataaaataaggcaAAGTATTTCTTAGCTAATAGTTTTATTAGACTGAATAAgactatttaatatttaatttctctttaatatttatttattaaaaaatgttataaaaatgtcTTGTTATGGCGGGACAGTTGTAATAACTTAACTcttattttttagaatattttttctCACTGCAATTCTTCTTTTACATTCTTTTATGTATGACGTATATggtataaaatttattatctTTTGCAGTCCCTCTCCGCTGGATGCTGCACATCGTCCGCCATTGTCGCCGCTAATAGAGACATACAACGGTCACTGGGAATTGATCACGGATCGGGTTTGGAATAGGGATCGGGATCGGATACGATAACCCAGAGGCTTCGTTAACAGcagaaaaagtttgaatgttTCGTTACTTTTCCTGGCAGCCATAAACTTTTATGACACCAAGTCGCAACGGAAGACGAGGACAATGGACTGGAATGGGGGTATGAAGATCGGGGATCTGGGATCTCGGATCGGGGAGCAGCTGTAAGCGGCCGTTGAGATGATTGGGCATAATGCCGGACCAGGGTAACGCTATTTTATGTAtatggtgtgtgtgtatcCGTAGGGGTCGCAGTCACTTTGACGATCCTCCTCCCATGGGTGCCAATTAAGATACCAGGAAGAGGGTTGGAGCTGGCTGAAGGAGACGAGGGAAACTGCTCTGGACGCTATTAGCAACCATTGATGGGTACACAGAGAggtatttttttatactttaaaATATAGTAATGGAAGTGACTTAATGTTTCATTTCTTAAATGCTATCCATTGGATACAtgtaaataatttgttttttaagaaaaccTTTAATTTTCTCTGTGCATGCCGGCCATAAAAGTTATATCCCGTTCGTGAGTGATCTGAGAGAGATCGCTCTGCACACTTTATAGCCCCCCTTCTACCGTCCAACCCCATTCCTCTATTGGCCAACTGCCTTCTCAAGAAACCAGATACTTGGGGGCCATAAATCAAGCCACTGAGTAAGAGATGTGCCCATTTGTGATGCATTTTATCCATTTTTGAGAATGTCAGGGTGCAGAAGCGGAAAAAGATGGCCGTCCCTGGGTCAGGAGGCTAACAAGAAAACATAAGCCGTGAATTCGGCGAATTTTGGCAGCGGCATGTGTAATGCAGTAGCCAagaaaaataactaaaaaggCAACACACACTGAATGCGATGTGCGGTGTTTTGTCGGCAAAAgtcaaaaaaacattttcgttACGCCAGGCTGACCAAAGGGCAGCGACCATAATGCAATCAAAAGGGGGTTTGAGGAACGAGTTGAGGTCGGCCAGTTCCACAAAAATCGGATCTCGGGGCAATATAGTATATGTATCTGCGGATCTCTCGACATGTGCATTTGGCGTAACAGATACaaccgaaacagaaacaaatGCAAACACACACTGCAACTCCTCTTCCAATTTGGTAtatcttctttattttttttagcgtGTAGGTGTGAAAACGTCGTTCACTTCCTTTATCGCTGGATATCtgtttcagttttatttttatttattttatttttgttgtgtcTCCGTGGGTTATTTTGCATCTTGTCTTACATAAAagtcaaaatattttcaaactcAAACAgctcaaaaagaaaaaaaacgtACACTGTTTTAATCTGAAAACGTTTTCCATTCGATTCGGTCACGCTTCTAGACCGAGTTGGTAATTCGTTATATCAAAATCTGGACAGGTTGTATATTTTCCCAGAGGCCCTGCTTTGACATTTCCGATTCTGCCAATCGCTCTCCCAATAAATCAACCCCTCTCAAGAGTCACCGGAGTCGGCTAGCACTAGTCCACTATAGTATTCCTTCAAGTGCTAGATGTGTAGGTACTATATAGTACATATATACTCCTATCGTCTGGCACTCGAGATCGATCGGCTTGTTTGTTGTGACGGCGCCGAAGTGAATGGGTTTGTTCCCTTGCACTGCATATGGCTTAGCTGGGATTTCATTTGAATTCATTATTTATTGGCTATATTTCAATCGTATTGTTGGTTAACAATGTTAAAGTTGAACTTTGAATATGACTGAATAGGACTCGTGGTAGCGCTGATCTATAGGGCTTCACTTGCTACTCGACTTGGTTCAAATAAATATTGGTTgtttaaaaggtttttttataaatttcctaaaaaaaaatattatatttttgttcttttATAAGATTTTTGAGAAAATAGTTAACTAACTTTGTGGAAAATATTGTTAATTAAACCCTTTTACATtttagtattatttttaagaacgAAAACCATTAAAAAAATGCTTcagaaaacatttaaaaaagcaTTCACAATTCTTTCTTCATACtgattatttctttaaatctttatattttaaaattttgatcCCTATAGTACTAaattctatttatttaaatttaaaaagaaaactaagGCACACATGTGTTTGCCTTGAATGTTAGCCCCAGAATGTAtgctttaaatattatttgtttagaCCGAATTTggtatttaaaaatgttattgttttatatttaatgaaaCTACACTTTAGAACAAGTttctaatattgaaaaaacttgaaaaattaattatagattatttaatatttctgTAGTTTCCTTAAAAATGataaaacaatgaaaattaattgaagaaaCGTGGCGGATACGCAATTTTACAAAGAGAATACACTCTTGACAATTTTAAGATacctttaataataattttataaaaaattgcataatattaaaacataaagaaaattgtaaaaaattgTTGCAGAATTGTAATTAATTagcaatttttattaaaatttaaacaaaccCACTAGCCAATGGCGTGAGTGCAAGCGAGCCAACACTATTACCAGCGCTATCGTAATGGCTAGAATGGGAAAACGCGAAGGCGAAGGCGTGGGCAAAGAGGAGAGCCAAATAATTGATTGACGtcttgtggttgttgttgttgctggtagGTGGAGCGTAGCTGTGAATAATTAACCCTTATTAGCCCCACCGATGAATAAGAAGACCCTTCAAttgcttttcatttttttgttcatattttttttttgtggttgtTTATTTGAACTTTAAATAGCTAAGCACATATACACAAGTTATAAATTAATTGCCCTCATAATTGAACTAAAGAAGTCATACGAACATGCTAAAATAATTGGCAAAAAcacatttaaattatttattaataatatatatattttaattttgcttTTGTGCTCGATTTATGAATTACATTTACATTCAGTACAGCTAGATAAGATATTAAGGCTAATTGTTATTACGATATATAAAAGTAATAAACGttaaacacatttttttttttgtggatatTTACACGGGATGAAgaatcaatttttaatttaaaattaatcgcTTGTTTCCTAAATAATGTGAAGTTTTTTGTGAAACTCGCTGCTTGTTAATTTTGTGGGACGGTTGGGTTTTAaatcgttttttgttttgtgttccTGGGCAACTTACAACTAAGGGCTTACaatttaaacatttactttAAATTACattgaacaaaaaaacaaacataatACATGCTGAACTGTTTGTGTTGGAGCTGTTAGGCAGCAGCGTGATGAAACCAGGAATATACAATCACAAAAATTAACAACGTGCAATATTCAAGGGGCCACGCTGGCGCCAAATGCTCTTGGGATCcatttttctttcattttacTTCTCTACCACGACTACTACATACTACTACTACCCTTCGGTTCACGGGGTCGCCACAGTCTGACTGCGCGACCTAAGGGTTAAGCCAATTCCGCTGAGAGAGCTGGAGCACTGTAGGCGCTGCAGTTGCTCTCCCCAATGGCCTCCATGTAGCCGACACTGCCGTGGTTATCGTTGCTCAAGCTGTTCCCATAGCAGGGATCGGGTCACATCGATAGCGTACCCACCGCCGCTGCAGCGGACATTTGGGCgctgtgctgctgctgcagctgatgcGAGtgcgccgccgccgccgccagcGAATGACTGTGGGCGGCCAGATGCGGATGGAGTCTCATGGCCGGTATGTTCATCGCCATCGGGTTCATTGAGTGGGCCAGCGAATGGGGCAGATGCAGGCCCGGCTCCAGCTTAGCCTTGGCGTCCAGCAGCTGGCTATAGTCCGTGTGCTGCACTCCCACGCCCATTACATTCGGATCGCTGCCCTTCTTGTTCTGTTTGCGCTCCTTGGCCCGTCGGTTCTGGAACCAGATCTTCACCTGCCGCTCGGACAGGGAGAGGGTCTGAGCCAGTTCGCTTTTGCGCCGGATGGTGATGTAACGGGATGTGCAGTACTCCTTCTCCAGTTCCAAACGCTGGAAGTCGGTGTAAACCACTCGGTATTTGTCCTTGGTGCGGGTTTtacctaaaaaattaaataatatttaattaataataggttttttaattggaaatataattaaataaattaaaaacatgcTTGGAATCTTAGgattagaaaatttaaactCTATACATGCTAATAATATTATCAAAACCCTGTCCAAAATCACAAGATCATGTGCAAGACTTTTGTCGTCAGAGGGCCATGACTCTTGGCCAAGTTAGCAGCTTGCCAACAGTTGCCAGCAGCCTGAAATGGGTGTCAGCCATGGGAGTGACTGGCGGCGTCAGGCGGACAAACATGGCAACGAGCTCATCTCTTTATAATAGATgacaatatttaaattatgatAGCCATAGAAAGCTGTCACACGCAATACGCTGATGACGATATACatcccatccatccatccagatACTAGAAGATTGGAGCCAAGC includes these proteins:
- the LOC6497370 gene encoding protein PALS2 isoform X2 translates to MVRWSARSRRAARQDKVELLASNNKVNGEEDTSDNAAFRNSTDLSDHDEIFLKGLLRSNPATPHKELMLNPTEPQPVPLFLPAHLNNKPICDDIIRKFSPSRRLESRELAKLLAQPHFRALLRAHDEIGALYEQRLKAAGGSTSKLEIASQRQSGGYLYTDDILNSKMPVETIKMVGLRRDPSKPLGLTVELDEYKQLVVARILAGGVIDKQNMLHVGDVILEVNGTPVRSPDELQVEVSRAKENLTLKIGPNVDEEIKNGRYTVSGGQVKQNGIAGLETGKKLTCYMRALFTYNPSEDSLLPCRDIGLPFKSGDILQIINVKDPNWWQAKNITAESDKIGLIPSQELEERRKAFVAPEADYVHKIGICGTRISKRKRKTMYRSVANCEFDKAELLLYEEVTRMPPFRRKTLVLIGVSGVGRRTLKTRLINSDVDKFGAVIPHTSRPKRALEENGVSYWFMDREEMEEAVKQNEFLEYGEHNGNLYGTHLQSIKDVINSGRMCILDCAPNALKILHNSQELMPFVIFIAAPGMDQLKTIYADRRATGSNRNLSDDDLIATVEESSFVQRKYEKYFDMVIVNEDFDETFRQVVETLDQMSHEEQWVPVNWIY
- the LOC6497370 gene encoding protein PALS2 isoform X1 translates to MVRWSARSRRAARQDKVELLASNNKVNGEEDTSDNAAFRNSTDLSDHDEIFLKGLLRSNPATPHKELMLNPTEPQPVPLFLPAHLNNKPICDDIIRKFSPSRRLESRELAKLLAQPHFRALLRAHDEIGALYEQRLKAAGGSTSKLEIASQRQSGGYLYTDDILNSKMPVETIKMVGLRRDPSKPLGLTVELDEYKQLVVARILAGGVIDKQNMLHVGDVILEVNGTPVRSPDELQVEVSRAKENLTLKIGPNVDEEIKNGRYTVSGGQVKQNGIAGLETGKKLTCYMRALFTYNPSEDSLLPCRDIGLPFKSGDILQIINVKDPNWWQAKNITAESDKIGLIPSQELEERRKAFVAPEADYVHKIGICGTRISKRKRKTMYRSVANCEFDKAELLLYEEVTRMPPFRRKTLVLIGVSGVGRRTLKTRLINSDVDKFGAVIPHTSRPKRALEENGVSYWFMDREEMEEAVKQNEFLEYGEHNGNLYGTHLQSIKDVINSGRMCILDCAPNALKILHNSQELMPFVIFIAAPGMDQLKTIYADRRATGSNRNLSFDRQSSIRFSSRRARTLESLASLYEDDDLIATVEESSFVQRKYEKYFDMVIVNEDFDETFRQVVETLDQMSHEEQWVPVNWIY
- the LOC6497370 gene encoding protein PALS2 isoform X3, whose product is MPVETIKMVGLRRDPSKPLGLTVELDEYKQLVVARILAGGVIDKQNMLHVGDVILEVNGTPVRSPDELQVEVSRAKENLTLKIGPNVDEEIKNGRYTVSGGQVKQNGIAGLETGKKLTCYMRALFTYNPSEDSLLPCRDIGLPFKSGDILQIINVKDPNWWQAKNITAESDKIGLIPSQELEERRKAFVAPEADYVHKIGICGTRISKRKRKTMYRSVANCEFDKAELLLYEEVTRMPPFRRKTLVLIGVSGVGRRTLKTRLINSDVDKFGAVIPHTSRPKRALEENGVSYWFMDREEMEEAVKQNEFLEYGEHNGNLYGTHLQSIKDVINSGRMCILDCAPNALKILHNSQELMPFVIFIAAPGMDQLKTIYADRRATGSNRNLSFDRQSSIRFSSRRARTLESLASLYEDDDLIATVEESSFVQRKYEKYFDMVIVNEDFDETFRQVVETLDQMSHEEQWVPVNWIY
- the LOC6498168 gene encoding proteasome maturation protein; translated protein: MYQQSLKVQPSEVTVLKATGKVGLPSEPNCLNQLAHVHRLRDSEMNYNEHQFMLNMELMRNREGLCVPLKMGMERFAARQMGRLPFLPSSNLMDDVLTGRLDSIGFEDFMNLPENSEQMRQPHAVVEKSFGIY